DNA sequence from the Malus domestica chromosome 11, GDT2T_hap1 genome:
gtactatttatattaaattttaaataaaaaaatttacaatgatttctgaccgcacaatGTAAGATGAACATATGTGATTAGAGGAGGATCATCCTGGCAGGATATGCACAGATGTATGAAATACTACTGACTTGGTGATGATCAAATGCAACAAAAGGAATATAATTCTAACAGAAACACACTTTTCTTCCATTTACTGGTAGACATCTATCCGAATTACAAAACAGGTGTGAAACGCATATTCGATAACTTAATTTCATGATGCTATTGTAAGTAAGATGCAGAGATGCATCTGCATGAGAAATTTGAAATTCTAAAAGCAGAACAAGACAAGAAACCGGTGAAACATACCTGTAGGATTTATACGACGGCTACTTAATTACATAGAGTTGTAGCTTCATAATTATGTTTACAGCAGCGACCATATACACGAGTGCAAGATCCCCGAGAGAAACTTTCGGACATCACAGTTAACCTGCCTCTGCGATTCGGCCATCCCAAATCACGGCCAAATCTCATACCCAACCATAACTATACAAAATTAACACGTAAAAAGCACCCGAATTTAGGTTCCGGTGCTACAATATGTTTACCAACAAAACTATAATTTGAATTCTCGTAACTTGTTGTCAATGACCTTTAAAGCGTTTTTATGATCCAGAGCTTATATTTCTTTATAAACAGATATAGAAGGCACGGCCCAATCAAATTGCTATCTGAGAGGCGCTTGCAAAGTTTGAGGTAAGTATCTACACCGCCAGATTGTTGGATCCTTTTCTGTAGTCCCTGCAGCACAGCTGCCCTGTCCAAAAACTCCGGGTGCAAACCCAAATCAAGCATTTTTATTACTGTTTCTGCAGCATCGTCAAAATGTCCCCCTTTAATGTAACCTCTAAGCAACCACGATAGGCTTTTCTTTTTACGCAGAGAGCTGGAAACATCTGTTCCAGTAAGCAACCGTCCTATGGCATTAGCCTCCTTTTGGGAAGCACAGATAGCTAAAACAATGTCATAAAGGTCAGCATCTGCCTCTTTACCAACAAGTTTCATTTCCCACAACTGCCTCTCAGCCTCAAGTCCATGTCCAGAGCAGATATACATAGCCAGAAGCCTCTCGTGAACCACCCCATGGAGTAAAGAACTTCCCTCCTCAATCACCCAATTGGACAGTTGTACTCCATCAGCTATAAGATCAGACTGATACTTCTCAATAAGCCCAATATTTTCTGTATCAAATGCAGCTACCAGCCCAGCCCTTGCAAAACCTTTCAACTTGCGTAAAGCTTTCGCAAGTTCATTTAGTTCCTTAACCACAGCTGTCATTGCAATGAGGTAGCTGTAGACCTCTGGCTTCAACCCTGATTCTCTTAGATGAATCACAAATGTCACAGAATCCCTATAGTTACCCTCGACCTGCAGAAACACATCCAATAGTTTCCTTATCATTTCCTTCGGAAAGtcttaaaactttattttaatatatatgctAAGAAAGATGAATACAAACCCAAACCAATGCTAACAGTTTTGCCTTCCACTGATTTATGTTTTGCTACCTAACCAGTCTaacaataatttttaaaaatgtgtATACTCTAGTATTAAAATTAGCTATATGACTGGAGAACCCACTTAATTCATCAAAAATGGCCACACAACCCTAATAATTCAGCATGACAAGGTAAACTCAAGTCAAAGCCAAAGCCACAACCCAAAATTTCTATCACTACCAACGGCATGTGGGcagttcaaattgaaaagctTCTAAATTCACAGGTACATTTCACAATTGAATAGCATATTATTGAGGACAATAGTAAACAAACACTTACCATCATCTTCCAAGCAAGATAGCCAGTTGGCCCTCCCTTATGCCCATCCGTATCATCTTCCTCCAAATACGTAATTCCACGCTTCAACACCTCTTTCACAAACAAAACCGCCTTTTCCTTGTCACCCATCTCCCAATACAAAGAAATGACCTTCTCCATCATGCTAAAACTCGGCTTCAAACCCACGCAGTCCGATTCTACAAgaaggtccaccacatccccaATGTCATGCTCCCCCTCAATCAATTTCTTGACCCAACTACACATTATGGAAACCATGAGCTCCATCGTCTCCTTATCGACCCGATTCTCCTTTCGGAGCCACTCAAACACCTCAAGGGCACACCACGAGTCCCTCCCCTCCT
Encoded proteins:
- the LOC103412800 gene encoding pentatricopeptide repeat-containing protein At2g30100, chloroplastic-like yields the protein MASAQGIVSLTRLCFAVKRQRFIGRQGFSAQSCARVFPIICKHQKPILVVAKSSKVRDFRVFNSVQLDQFLTSDYEDEMGEGFFEAIEELERMAREPSDVLGEMNDRLSARELQLVLVYFSQEGRDSWCALEVFEWLRKENRVDKETMELMVSIMCSWVKKLIEGEHDIGDVVDLLVESDCVGLKPSFSMMEKVISLYWEMGDKEKAVLFVKEVLKRGITYLEEDDTDGHKGGPTGYLAWKMMVEGNYRDSVTFVIHLRESGLKPEVYSYLIAMTAVVKELNELAKALRKLKGFARAGLVAAFDTENIGLIEKYQSDLIADGVQLSNWVIEEGSSLLHGVVHERLLAMYICSGHGLEAERQLWEMKLVGKEADADLYDIVLAICASQKEANAIGRLLTGTDVSSSLRKKKSLSWLLRGYIKGGHFDDAAETVIKMLDLGLHPEFLDRAAVLQGLQKRIQQSGGVDTYLKLCKRLSDSNLIGPCLLYLFIKKYKLWIIKTL